From the genome of Deltaproteobacteria bacterium:
CGATCTGGCCAAGAACCGGCCCTTCGACGACTTCGATGTCAACGCCGTCGGCACGCTCAACCTGCTCGAAGCCGCCCGTCGGCACGCGCCGGACGCGGTGTTTTGCCACATGAGCACCAACAAGGTGTACGGCGACGCGCCCAACGCGCTTGCTCTCGTCGAACTCGAAACGCGGTTCGATTTTGCGGACCAGCGCTACCGCGACGGCATCGCCGAAGACTTTTCCATCGACCATTCCACGCACAGCCTTTTCGGCGCGTCCAAAGTTGCGGCCGACGTCATGGTGCAGGAGTACGGGCGCTATTTCGGCATGAAGACCGCGTGTTTTCGCGGCGGATGTCTGACCGGCCCGGCGCACGCCGGGGTCGAGCTGCACGGCTTTCTCGCCTATCTCGCCAAGGTCGCCGTCACGGGCGGGACCTACCGGATCTTCGGCTACAAGGGCAAGCAGGTGCGCGACAACATCCACAGCCTCGACGTCTGCCGCGCGTTCCACTCCTTCTATGAAAACCCGCGCCCGGGCGAGGTCTACAATCTCGGCGGCGGGCGCGAAAACTCGGTTTCGGTGATCGAGGCGATCGCGCGCTTCGAGGCGCTGACGGGTCGGAAAATCGACACGGTGTACATCGACGAAAACCGCGTCGGCGACCACATCTGCTACATCTCCGACCTCACGCGCCTGCGCACGCACTTTCCCGGTTGGGACATCACGGTCGGTCTCGACGAAATCTTCCGCCAATTGGTCGAGGGGGCGCGGGCGAAAGCCTGAAACCGCCGCGCGGCGCCCGTTACACGACGGGATCGAACGGTCGGGCTCGCCGTTCGTGTTAAAACGACATGGACATGCATTTTTCTGTTGATTTTCGACCCGAAATGGCGCAAGAAAAGGCCGTCCGAGCCCGCGCGGGACGGCCTTTCGGGGCGGCGCACCGGCGGTTCACGGTCTTTTTCTGGTCTTCGATCCTTCCGATTTTCTTCCGGGGTTCGTCAGCCATTGCGTCGGTCCGCATTTGGGCAAGACCGGCGTGAAAATCTTCAACCAACGAGTGTGGGGGTGGGCAGATGCCGCAGACGGTCGATACCTTCATGGAGCAGGTGATCGCCAGGAATCCGGGCGAGAAGGAATTTCATCAAGCCGTGCGGGAGGTGGTCGAGTCGATCTGGCCGGTGATCGAGCGCAATCCGCGCTACCGGGCCGGCAAGATTCTGGAACGCATCGTCGAGCCGGAGCGCGTCGTCATGTTCCGCGTGCCGTGGATGGACGACCAGGGCGAGATCCGCGTCAACCGGGGATTCCGCATCGAGATGTCGAGCGCCATCGGCCCGTACAAGGGCGGGCTGCGTTTCCACCCGAGCGTCAACCTCGGCATCCTGAAGTTCCTCGCCTTCGAGCAGGTCTTTAAGAACAGCTTGACGACGCTGCCGATGGGCGGTGGCAAGGGCGGCTCCGATTTCGATCCCAAGGGCAAGAGCGACAACGAGGTCATGCGCTTCTGCCAGTCGTTCATGATGGAACTGTTCCGTCATATCGGTCCTGACACCGACGTGCCCGCGGGCGACATCGGCGTGGGCGGTCGCGAAATCGGCTTCCTCTACGGCATGTACAAAAAGCTGCGCAACGAATTCACCGGCGTGCTCACGGGCAAGGGACGCAACTGGGGCGGCTCGCTGATCCGGCCCGAGGCGACCGGCTACGGCACGGTGTATTTTGCGCAGGAGATGCTCGCGACGCGCGGCCAGGACTTCAAGGGCAAGCGCGTGCTTGTGTCTGGTTCGGGCAACGTGGCGCAGTACGCGTGCGAGAAGGTCAACGAGCTGGGCGGCAAAGTGCTCACGCTCTCCGACTCCAACGGTTCGATCGTGGACGAGGACGGAATCGACAACGACAAGCTCGCGTTCGTCATGCACCTCAAGAACGATCTGCGCGGGCGCATCAAGGATTACGTGAAGCAGTATCCCAAGGCGAAGTTCCTCGACGGCCAGCGGCCTTGGGGCGTGCCGTGCGACATCGCGCTACCCTGTGCCACCGAGAACGAAGTGAATGGCGACGAAGCGAAAACGCTGCTCGCCAACGGGTGCGTGTGCGTGGCCGAGGGCGCGAACATGCCGTCCGATCCCGACGCGATTGAGCATTACCTCGACGCGAAGATCCTGTACGGTCTCGGCAAGGCGGCGAACGCCGGCGGCGTGGCCGTGTCGGGCCTCGAAATGTCGCAAAACTCCATGCGTTTGGGCTGGGGTCGCGCCGAGGTGGACAGCCGCCTGCACGAGATCATGCGCAACATCCACGCGGCGTGCGTGAAGTACGGCAAGGACGACGACGGGTACGTGAACTACGTCAAGGGCGCGAACATCGCCGGCTTCATCAAGGTCGCCGATTCCATGCTCGATCAGGGCCTCGTGTAATCGTTGAACGATCAGGGTCTCGTCTGATTCCCGAATCCCCGCGAAAACACCGAAGGCCGGGCAAACCGCCCGGCCTGAAAACACCGAAGGCCGGGCAAACCGCCCGGCCTTTTTCGTTTAGTGCGTCGATTCGTTCGCGCTACGCGTTGGCTGCCGATCGGTGAACCACCGCGGGCTCGCCCAGCAGCAGGTTCAGGTAGCGGCGGAAGTGGTCGATGTTGTTCGCGAGGATCATCGGGTCGCCGAACGCCTTGAACTGAATCAACGAGCCCTCGACGAGGCCGACGAATTCGCGCGCGAGTTCGTCGGCGGGCATCGCCGCGCGCGGCGGGTAGGCATGGGTCACGTCGCGGATCATCGCAGCCACCATGTCGGTCCAACCGCCGAGCGCGCCGGCGCAGATGTCGCGAAACGGCTTGTGGTGGTACGAGCGCTCCAGCGTGAACATCGCCACGAGGCAGCCCCGGGCGATCTTCGGGTCCGTCGCCATGCCCTTGGCGTGTTCCAGATAGCCCCAGAGCTTCGCGAGCGGATCGGTCTCGGCCATGAATGGCGCCGCCGCGATGCTCTCGGCGAATTCGCGCGCGAAGACATCGAGCGCCGCCACCGCCACCGCTTCCTTGCTCTCGAAATGATGGAAAAAGGCGCCCTTGGTGACCCCGGTCGCCTGACAGATCATGTCCACCGATGTCGCCGCGTAGCCGTGCGTCTGCATCAAGCTCGTCGTCGACGCGAGAATCCGTTCGCGTGTCCCGATCATTCTCCTCACCTCATCCTTCCGCTGCCGCAAAACATCCGCAATTCAAGGCGTAAAGGCTAGCACAATCGAATACGTGCGCCAATGCCAATTGTCAGGTCGGGGCAGCGCACTTCAGGTGAAGCGAGACGCTCACGCCGTCGCGGCCGGCTCGTCCTCCACGGGATCGGGGATGCCGCGCAGGTCGCGGTCAATCGCCCGGGCGGCGCTCTTGCCCGCGCCCATCGCGAGAATCACCGTCGCCGCGCCGAGCACGATGTCGCCGCCCGCGTAGACGCCCTTCTTTGATGTGCGCCCGAACTTGTCCGCGCGGATGGTGCCGCGTTTCGTGGTCGCGATGTCGGCGGTCGTCTGCGCGATCAGCGGATTTGGGCCGTTACCGATCGCCACGACGATGACATCTGCGGGCAGGAAGAATTCCGAGCCCTCGATGACGACGGGTCGCCGTCGGCCCGAGTCGTCGGGCTCGCCGAGCTGCATGCGCACACACGTCATGCCGCGCGCCCAGCCGTTTTCATCCGACTCGAAGCGCGTCGGTGCGCACAGATACTCGAAACGCACCCCCTCCTGCTCGGCGTGGTGGATCTCCTCGTTGCGCGCGGGCATCTCCTCGCGGGAGCGGCGATACACCAGACTCACCTCGCGCGACCCGAGGCGCAGCGCGGTGCGCGCCGCGTCCATCGCCACGTTGCCGCCGCCGATGACGGCCACGCGGTCGCCGCGCAGCACGGGCGTGTCGGCGTTCGGGAAATCGTAGGCGCGCATGAGGTTACTGCGCGTGAGGTATTCATTGGCCGAATAGATGCCGATGGCGTTTTCGCCGGGCAACCCCATGAAATACGGCAGCCCCGCGCCGGTGCCGACGAAGACCGCCGAGTATCCTTGCTCCAGCAGTTCGTCCACGGTGTCGAGCTTGCCGATCACGTGGTTGTAGCGGAACTCCACGCCCATCGACGCGACGTAATCGACCTCGGCCTGTACGATCGACTTGGGCAGGCGGAACTCGGGGATGCCGTAGATGAGCACGCCGCCCGCCTTGTGGAACGCCTCGAAGATCGTCACGTCGTAGCCCATGCGCGCGAGATCGGCCGCGCACGTCAGCCCCGCCGGACCCGAGCCGACGATGGCGATGCGGTGGCCGTTTCGTGCGGCGGGCGCCGATTTCGCGTCGCCGTTCGATCCGTTTTGCCCGCGCTCCCAGTCGGCGAGGAAGCGCTCGAGGTTGCCGATCGCCACCGGGCGCTTTTTCTTGCCCAGCAGGCACTGCTCCTCGCACTGCGTCTCCTGCGGGCACACGCGTCCGCAGATGGCGGGCAGGCCGTTGGTGTTCTTGATGATGCCGATCGCGTCCGCGAACTTGCCCGCCTCGACCGCGAGCAGAAACGAGCGGATGTCCACCTCGACGGGGCAGCCGTCCATGCAGGTCGGCGTCTTGCATTGCAAACAGCGGCTCGCCTCGGCCATCGCCTGCTCGGCGTCATAGCCGAAGGGCACTTCCTGAAAATTTCCGACTCGGACGGCCGCGTCCTGCTCGGCCATGGAATGTCGATCGATCTTGACGCGCGGCATCTCAGCGTCCCCCCAGCCCAATGCGGCAGTCGTGTGCCTCGAGCGCGCGGCGCTCGTATTCGCGATATGACGCGAGACGCTTTTGCAGCTCGTCGAAATCGACGCCCCAGCCGTCGAACTCCGGGCCGTCCACGCAGCAGAACTTCGTCTCGGCGTTTACCGTCACGCGGCAACCGCCGCACATGCCCGTGCCGTCCACCATCACCGGGTTCAGACTTACAGTCGCGGCGATGCCGTGCTTTTTCGCCACGGCCACGGTCGCTTTCATCATCGGCACCGGGCCGATGGCGAAGACGTGTCCGTAGCGCTCGCCCGCCGCGATGCGTTCGTCGAGCAGCCCGCTCACGAATCCGTGGTAACCGAGGCTTCCGTCGTCGGTGCAAAACAGCACGCGGTCGCTCGCTTGCGCCATTTCGCCGCCGAGGATCAGCAGGTCCTTGGTGCGCGCGCCGATGATGGTGTCCACCTCGTTGCCCGCCGCGCGCAGCGCCTGCGCGATCGGATACATCGGCGCGGTGCCGATACCACCGCACACGCACGCCACGCGCCCCCACGGCTCGATGTGCGTGGGCAGGCCGAGCGGCCCGGCGACATCGAGCAGCCGGTCGCCCGCGCGAAGCTGCGCGAGCTTCGAGGTGGTCAGACCGACGACCTGCCAAACAATCGTCAGCGTGCCCTCGTTCGGGTCGGCGTCGGCGATGGTGAGCGGAATGCGTTCGCCGTCCGCATCGACGCGCAGCAGGATGAACTGCCCGGCCCGCCGCTTGCGGGCGATGGCCGGCGCGACGAAGCGCATGCGGTGAATCAGGCCGGGGACGAGGGCCTCGGTTTCGATGATCGTGCCGGCGGGGCCTGGACCGGGGGTTGCGCCGGGAAGATCGGCGCGAGACGCGGTGACCATGGAAACATCCCATCGGGGTTCGGCCCAAAACGGCCGAAAAAAGTTGGCGGCATTTTGGCCGCGAAGCCCCGAAAGGTCAACGAAAATCGTAATATTTGTAACGGACGAATCGCCGCGAGGCGCGGCTACGGCGCGTCGCGCACGGCGGCGACGTCGGCGAGGCACGCGTCGTCGAAGCCGACCGGATCGGTGTTGCCGCCCGCGATGCGGTCGGCGAGCAGTTCCACGATCGACGCCCCCTCGTAGGCCCAATACATCAGACACTCATCCGAGACGTCGTGGTCGCCGTGCGTCGGGTCCTTGTGATTCGTGACCATCGGCAGGCCGTTGTCGACGAGACCGATCACGTGGCCCAGTTCGTGGGCGAGCACGTGCTGCTCGGCGAGACGACACAGCGTGCTCTCGAAGGGCAGCGGCGTCGCGCACGAGTCGTCGATGTCGTCGGTGAAAATCGCGAGATGACGGTTCCCCCACGCGACACCGAGCACCGTGCCCGGCCCCGCGCCCGCGTCGTACGATCCGTCCACGTAGAGCAGGTGGATCGCAATGGTGTCTTCGTCCACGTCGAGGTTCGCCGTCGTTTCGGCCAGCGCGTCGAGGTCATCAAACGTCCACACACCGCCCGCGCCGACGCCCTCGATCGTCTCGTCGGTGATCGCCTCGATGCCGCCGGGCTTGTCGATCACATCCGCGTAAACCTCGATCACGCCCTCCATGGCGTCGTCGCGCGGGCCGTATCCCGCGACCGCGTCGATCTCGAAGACGAGACGCGAAAACGGCTCGGCGCGCAGGTAGTTCGCGATGCGGTCCTCGCCCGTGCCGCCGCCGTCGTCGTCATCGGCCGCGTCGTCATCGCCGCTCCCGCCGCCGTCGGAATCGACCGAACCGGAGTCGTCATCGTCACCGCCGCAGGCGGCAAAGCATGTTGCCGCGAGCGCGAAAACCCACACCGCGAAAAGCCGTGTCGTCATGGGGAAATTGTAAGACGGCGACCCGAGCGCGTCCATGATCCGCGCGATACCGGCTAAAACGCCGCCCGCCACTCGGCGCTGATGGCGTTCCCGCAGCGGTCCTCGGCGCTCGCGCGCACGGCGTGCTCGCCGCCCCCGAAGCCATTCCTCGCCGCGAAAAACGCCTCGCCGGTGCGCTCGTGCACGTCCATCACCGCGAGCTTGCCGTCCACCTCGACGCGCACCGTCTCCCACTCCACACCGCAGATCGCATCGGAGAAACGCACCCCGGGCGGCGTCGGCGGGGTCGAACGCCGTTTCCGCTTCACGCCCGCGCGCGCCGCGATGGCCTCGATGCGCGGCGGCGCTTCGTCGCGCAGCAGACAGAACTCGCCGCCCGCCTCGTCGGTCTCGCCCTCCAGCGTGTCCGCGAATGGGTCGAGCGCGCGACCGAGAAACTTCACGCCGCGACCCGATACGCGTGTGATCGCGAGGCGCTCCGCTTCCTCGTTTACATCCGCGAGCGACCACACCACGCGCAGCGGGCGACGCAGTTGCACCCCCGGCGCGCGCACGGCCACGCACGCGTCAACCGCCGCGGCGTGCGCGCGGCCGATGTTTTCGATGGTCACGCGGATCGGCTCGTACAGGCTCTTCGCATCGGCGCGCAGCGTCACACGACCGTCCGGCGTCGCGACCGCGCCATGTTGATCGAGCACCGCACCGCCCGACCCGCGCGGCCACGGACGGCGCGACGCGTCGGGATTCGCGATCACTTCGACGGGCACGCTCCATGTGTCTGACTCGCCCACCGCGTCGAAGACCTCGATGCGGATCTCGTGAACACCCGGCGGCAGATCGGCGAGCGTGCCCGCGTCGGGCGCGGAAAAGTGCGGGAGCTTTGCGGGGTAGGGGTTGTAGACGCGATAAAACCGTGCCTTGCCGACGACGTCGACGTGCGTCTGCTCGACGCTCGGCTCCTCGTACGAAAATCGCTCGAAGCGCGTCTCGAATCGAACCGCGCCCCCGGCGGACCACGTGAGCCGATACGGCGCGAAGGCGCGTCCGCCACCCGTGTGCCGGTCGCTCGCATCCACGGCTACGCCCACGCGCCCGCTCACGCGCACCGGCGCCGCGCCAGGGGCGGCGCGAGAAATCACGACCGGCGCAAGACCCCCGTCCGCGCTCGCCCATTCGTCCGCGGGCACCAAGGCTATCGAGTCGATGCGCGGCGGTTCGGAGTCGGCCACCGACAGGCCGTTCGTGAGCGGGTTGATGGGGTCGGAATCGTTCGCGCGCAGTTCGAAATGCAGGTGCGGCGTGCGCGTGCCGGTTTTGCCGCCGTAGGCGATCACCTCACCACGCCGGACGCGCACCTGATTTTCCCAATCCTCGAAGTAATAGTCGAGATTCTCCCGCCCGGTCTTGCGGCGAAGCTCGTCCGCCACCGCCTCGATGCGGTCGCTGAACCGGTCGAGATGCGCGTACACCGACACGCGGCCGTCGTCGTGCATCACGTACAGGCCGAAGCCGTACCCGTATTTCGACACGCGCACGCGGCGCAGCCAGCCGTCGGCGATCGCCACGACGGGAATGGTCCCGACGCGCCCGAAGAGCGAGATGTCGAGCCCGCCATGCGGGTGACCGTTTCGCTTGTCGAAGATCACCGAGGTCACGACCGGATCGGCCTGCAACGGCCATGCGTAGGACGGCGGCGCGACCTGGGCTCGCGCGGGTCTGACGACCGCGAACACGCACACAACAAAAACCGTCGCGAGGACCGCGCGTCGGTTGATTGCCACTCGCGATTTTGTCATCATTTTCACCCGCGTTTCTGCCGATATGTGGGAAGCGGGGATTTCGAACGAACGATGCGATTCGCGCGCACGGCCGCATGGGCCGATTTATCATGGCGCGACGCGAGGGGTGACGACGTGGGCAACATCGAAAAGGTCCTGGTGGTCGACGACGATCCGATGATCGTACTGATGCTGGAGCACGCGCTCAAGACCGCGGATTTTCAGGTTCTCAAGGCGAACGACGGCGAGAGCGCGTGGGCGATCTTTCGCGCGGAGCGTCCGTTCCTCGTGCTGACCGACGTCGAGATGCCCGGCGGCGACGGCGTCTCGCTGCTGCGCCGGGTCAAGGACGAGGACCCGGACACGATTGTCGTGGTCGTCACGGGCAGCGAATCCGAGGACTACGTGATCGATACGCTGCGCGCCGGCGGCGACAACTTCCTGAAAAAACCCCTCGACCTGCCCTCGCTGCTGACCATGGTGCGCGAGTACCGCGAGATCGCCTCGCGCGAGAACTTCCTCAAGAGCGCGCGGCGCAGCCTCGACCGACTCGACCTGTCGCTCACGCTGCCCAGCGACCCTGACCTGCTCGCGTCCGCCGCGCAGCTGATCGAGCACGAACTCGAACCGTTCCTGAAAAAGGACGACCGCCTCGCGGTGCGTCTCGGCGTGTACGAGATGCTGCAAAACGCGCTCGAGCACGGCAACTTCGAGCTGACGAGCGCCGACAAGGCAAACGTGCTGGAAACGGGCGGCATGGCCGAAAAACTGCGCGAACTGCGCGCGCACCCGGTGTTCGGCAAGCGCATGATCTCCGTGAAGCTGTCCGCGGATGCCGGCCAGTGCCAGATCGCGATCCGCGACGAGGGCAAGGGCTTCGACTGGCGCGCGTGGCTCGAAGGTTCGGGCGCGGAACGGCTCTTCGACGCGAACGGGCGCGGCCTGCTCATCACGCGCGTGTATTTCGACAAGCTCCACTACAACGAGGCCGGCAACGAAGTCACGCTCGTCAAACGGCTCGCTTCGTGAGGTGACCGCACCGGGCCGCCTGTTGGCGCGCATCACCGCGCTGACGGCGCTGGCGTTGTTGGCATCGCTGGCGTCGTGCACCTTCGGGCGCGTGCTGCGGTATCGCGAATCCGCCGTCGATGACTGGCGAATCTTCGACGCGCGCGCGATGCATCCCTCTCCCATGCCGTTTGCGTTCGTCGAAGCGCCGGACGCCGCCACGCGGCGCATCAACGTCACGTTCGGCGGACGCACTTTCGACCTCGACGAAGAGATGGCGAAAAACGACACACTCGCGCTGCTCGTGCTCCATCACGACAAGCTGGTGTACGAGCGCTACTTCAACGGCCATTCACGAAAAGAGCGGTCGATGTCGTTCTCGATGGCCAAGTCGTTCACGTCGATTCTGCTCGGCCAGGCGATCGCCGACGGCAAAATCGCCCTCGACGAACCCGTCACGGAGCGCGTGCCCGAGCTGGCCGAACGCGGATTCGACCGGGTGCGTCTCGCGCATCTGCTGCAGATGACCGGCGGCACGAATTACCGCGAGAACGACTGGCCGACGGGGCGGCATCCACACTTCTACTACACCGAGCATCTGGCGCCGGCGCTGCTGCGCCTGCGTGTGGTGGATGAGCCGGGCACGGCGTGGCGCTACCGCAGCGGCGAAACGCAATTGCTCGGCCTCGCGCTTTCGCGCGCGCTCGCACCTGAAACGATCACGTCGTATATGGATCGCCGCCTGTGGATGCCGCTGGGTATGGAGTCGGAAGGGTACTGGTCGCTCGACAGCGACGAGGGCGGGCTCGAAAAAGTGTTCTGTTGCCTCGCGGCCCGCGCGCGCGACTTTTTGAAGTTCGGCCGCCTGATGCTGCGGCAGGGCGATTGGCAGGGCACGCAGCTCGTGCCCCGCGAGTGGGTCGCGGCGTCCACGAGCCTCGACGAAACCGAGGGCAGCCCGTGGGACTATCAATACGCGTGGTGGATCGCCGACCCGCGCGACGGCGATTTTTTCGCGGGCGGCCACCTCGGCCAGTACCTCTACGTCAGTCCGAAGCGCGACGCCGTGGTACTGCGCCTCGGCACATCGCGCGGCAAGTGGTCGCGGGAGGAGTGGCGGAGCCTTCTACCCACGTTGCTCGACGACATCGTGTTGACAGACGTCAGCGCGATAGGCTCTTAAAAAACTCCCAGATCGCCGTCGTCGCGCCGAGATCGCGGACGGGCGCGTCACCCAGTGCCCACGTCCTCGGGCCGCCGGGCCACGTGTGGCCGCCGCCGTGGAGGGTGACGATCACGACGCGCGTGCCATCGGCGCAGCCGCTGAAGATCTCGGTTTCCACGTTGCCCTTGCGCGTCACCGTGGGCGCGCCCGTGCAGCGGTTTTGCATCGACCAATACGTCTTCGCATCGGCGACGGAGCGATCGACGCGCGGGTGCGGGTCGAGCTGCTTCTCCGGCGTGCCGCCCTCGTAACGCACGTTCTTGTCCGCGGGACCGTGCATGACGAGCAGCGACACGGGCCGCGACGCCGCGCACTCGGCGCCCATCGAGCCCGCGACCGGCGCGATCGCCGCGACGCGGTCGGCGCGCTCGCACGCGAAGCGATACGCCATCATCGCTCCGTTGGACAGGCCGGTCATGAACACGCGCCGCTCTTCGCAGGGCGTGAGCGTTTTGACGTGATCGAGCAGCGCCGCGAGAAAACCGACATCGTCGATCTTGCGATCGAGGGCGGGGCCGCAGCAGTTGCCCGAGTTCCACACGGCGAGGCGCTTGATGCGCGCCGAGATGCCCTCGGGGTAGAGCACCAGAAAATTCTCGCGGTCGGCGAGGTGCGAAAAACCCGTGAGCTTGGCGATCTGCGCCGCGTTGCCGGCGCCGCCGTGCAGCACCACCACGAGCGCGCGACCGCCGGGCGGCGGTTCGCCGGGAGGAACGTGCAGGATGAAGACCCGCTCGTCGCCGCCGAAACGCAGCGTGCCCTCGTGATCGCCGGGCGAAGAAAAATCCGCGGCGAACGCGGGCACGGCGCATAGCAGCGCAATAACGAGAGGGGCAACGAGACGGCGCATGCGTCAATGCTAACGCCGCCGGCAGCGGCGAGGCAATGAGGGGTTCGGATCGTGGTTGTTGGTTTTTGGTTGTTGTTTGTCGCGCGGCAGCTGCGCGACGATTGCCAAACACGGCGGGCGGTCTTAATAATCGTCGGGGTTTTTTGGAGCTTCACGTGTTGGGGAAATTTCGACCAATCATTTTTGTGCTCCTGGCGGCGGCGCTCGGCGTAATCGGCCTTGGCTGCGCGGACGATGACGATTCGCCTTCGTCGGACTCCGGCGCAACAGGCGACGATGCCGATGACGACGCGGACGATGACACGGCGGACGACGATTCGGATGACGACACCGGCGACGACGACACGTGGCCGCCGCTGCCCGACGACGATGCGGATGACGACACCGGCCCCGCCTATCCCGAAAGCTGCCCGGACGGCCCGA
Proteins encoded in this window:
- a CDS encoding serine hydrolase is translated as MTAPGRLLARITALTALALLASLASCTFGRVLRYRESAVDDWRIFDARAMHPSPMPFAFVEAPDAATRRINVTFGGRTFDLDEEMAKNDTLALLVLHHDKLVYERYFNGHSRKERSMSFSMAKSFTSILLGQAIADGKIALDEPVTERVPELAERGFDRVRLAHLLQMTGGTNYRENDWPTGRHPHFYYTEHLAPALLRLRVVDEPGTAWRYRSGETQLLGLALSRALAPETITSYMDRRLWMPLGMESEGYWSLDSDEGGLEKVFCCLAARARDFLKFGRLMLRQGDWQGTQLVPREWVAASTSLDETEGSPWDYQYAWWIADPRDGDFFAGGHLGQYLYVSPKRDAVVLRLGTSRGKWSREEWRSLLPTLLDDIVLTDVSAIGS
- a CDS encoding TetR/AcrR family transcriptional regulator: MIGTRERILASTTSLMQTHGYAATSVDMICQATGVTKGAFFHHFESKEAVAVAALDVFAREFAESIAAAPFMAETDPLAKLWGYLEHAKGMATDPKIARGCLVAMFTLERSYHHKPFRDICAGALGGWTDMVAAMIRDVTHAYPPRAAMPADELAREFVGLVEGSLIQFKAFGDPMILANNIDHFRRYLNLLLGEPAVVHRSAANA
- a CDS encoding response regulator, with translation MRFARTAAWADLSWRDARGDDVGNIEKVLVVDDDPMIVLMLEHALKTADFQVLKANDGESAWAIFRAERPFLVLTDVEMPGGDGVSLLRRVKDEDPDTIVVVVTGSESEDYVIDTLRAGGDNFLKKPLDLPSLLTMVREYREIASRENFLKSARRSLDRLDLSLTLPSDPDLLASAAQLIEHELEPFLKKDDRLAVRLGVYEMLQNALEHGNFELTSADKANVLETGGMAEKLRELRAHPVFGKRMISVKLSADAGQCQIAIRDEGKGFDWRAWLEGSGAERLFDANGRGLLITRVYFDKLHYNEAGNEVTLVKRLAS
- a CDS encoding NAD-dependent epimerase/dehydratase family protein, with the protein product MSRALITGSSGLIGSEAVCYFDALGWETVGVDNNMRMDFFGPGGDTRPRREELVRIARGFAHRDLDIRDRDAVSRLIADLRPDLIVHCAAQPSHDLAKNRPFDDFDVNAVGTLNLLEAARRHAPDAVFCHMSTNKVYGDAPNALALVELETRFDFADQRYRDGIAEDFSIDHSTHSLFGASKVAADVMVQEYGRYFGMKTACFRGGCLTGPAHAGVELHGFLAYLAKVAVTGGTYRIFGYKGKQVRDNIHSLDVCRAFHSFYENPRPGEVYNLGGGRENSVSVIEAIARFEALTGRKIDTVYIDENRVGDHICYISDLTRLRTHFPGWDITVGLDEIFRQLVEGARAKA
- a CDS encoding sulfide/dihydroorotate dehydrogenase-like FAD/NAD-binding protein; translated protein: MVTASRADLPGATPGPGPAGTIIETEALVPGLIHRMRFVAPAIARKRRAGQFILLRVDADGERIPLTIADADPNEGTLTIVWQVVGLTTSKLAQLRAGDRLLDVAGPLGLPTHIEPWGRVACVCGGIGTAPMYPIAQALRAAGNEVDTIIGARTKDLLILGGEMAQASDRVLFCTDDGSLGYHGFVSGLLDERIAAGERYGHVFAIGPVPMMKATVAVAKKHGIAATVSLNPVMVDGTGMCGGCRVTVNAETKFCCVDGPEFDGWGVDFDELQKRLASYREYERRALEAHDCRIGLGGR
- the gdhA gene encoding NADP-specific glutamate dehydrogenase, which encodes MPQTVDTFMEQVIARNPGEKEFHQAVREVVESIWPVIERNPRYRAGKILERIVEPERVVMFRVPWMDDQGEIRVNRGFRIEMSSAIGPYKGGLRFHPSVNLGILKFLAFEQVFKNSLTTLPMGGGKGGSDFDPKGKSDNEVMRFCQSFMMELFRHIGPDTDVPAGDIGVGGREIGFLYGMYKKLRNEFTGVLTGKGRNWGGSLIRPEATGYGTVYFAQEMLATRGQDFKGKRVLVSGSGNVAQYACEKVNELGGKVLTLSDSNGSIVDEDGIDNDKLAFVMHLKNDLRGRIKDYVKQYPKAKFLDGQRPWGVPCDIALPCATENEVNGDEAKTLLANGCVCVAEGANMPSDPDAIEHYLDAKILYGLGKAANAGGVAVSGLEMSQNSMRLGWGRAEVDSRLHEIMRNIHAACVKYGKDDDGYVNYVKGANIAGFIKVADSMLDQGLV
- a CDS encoding polyhydroxybutyrate depolymerase — protein: MRRLVAPLVIALLCAVPAFAADFSSPGDHEGTLRFGGDERVFILHVPPGEPPPGGRALVVVLHGGAGNAAQIAKLTGFSHLADRENFLVLYPEGISARIKRLAVWNSGNCCGPALDRKIDDVGFLAALLDHVKTLTPCEERRVFMTGLSNGAMMAYRFACERADRVAAIAPVAGSMGAECAASRPVSLLVMHGPADKNVRYEGGTPEKQLDPHPRVDRSVADAKTYWSMQNRCTGAPTVTRKGNVETEIFSGCADGTRVVIVTLHGGGHTWPGGPRTWALGDAPVRDLGATTAIWEFFKSLSR
- a CDS encoding M23 family metallopeptidase, yielding MTKSRVAINRRAVLATVFVVCVFAVVRPARAQVAPPSYAWPLQADPVVTSVIFDKRNGHPHGGLDISLFGRVGTIPVVAIADGWLRRVRVSKYGYGFGLYVMHDDGRVSVYAHLDRFSDRIEAVADELRRKTGRENLDYYFEDWENQVRVRRGEVIAYGGKTGTRTPHLHFELRANDSDPINPLTNGLSVADSEPPRIDSIALVPADEWASADGGLAPVVISRAAPGAAPVRVSGRVGVAVDASDRHTGGGRAFAPYRLTWSAGGAVRFETRFERFSYEEPSVEQTHVDVVGKARFYRVYNPYPAKLPHFSAPDAGTLADLPPGVHEIRIEVFDAVGESDTWSVPVEVIANPDASRRPWPRGSGGAVLDQHGAVATPDGRVTLRADAKSLYEPIRVTIENIGRAHAAAVDACVAVRAPGVQLRRPLRVVWSLADVNEEAERLAITRVSGRGVKFLGRALDPFADTLEGETDEAGGEFCLLRDEAPPRIEAIAARAGVKRKRRSTPPTPPGVRFSDAICGVEWETVRVEVDGKLAVMDVHERTGEAFFAARNGFGGGEHAVRASAEDRCGNAISAEWRAAF
- the gltA gene encoding NADPH-dependent glutamate synthase — translated: MPRVKIDRHSMAEQDAAVRVGNFQEVPFGYDAEQAMAEASRCLQCKTPTCMDGCPVEVDIRSFLLAVEAGKFADAIGIIKNTNGLPAICGRVCPQETQCEEQCLLGKKKRPVAIGNLERFLADWERGQNGSNGDAKSAPAARNGHRIAIVGSGPAGLTCAADLARMGYDVTIFEAFHKAGGVLIYGIPEFRLPKSIVQAEVDYVASMGVEFRYNHVIGKLDTVDELLEQGYSAVFVGTGAGLPYFMGLPGENAIGIYSANEYLTRSNLMRAYDFPNADTPVLRGDRVAVIGGGNVAMDAARTALRLGSREVSLVYRRSREEMPARNEEIHHAEQEGVRFEYLCAPTRFESDENGWARGMTCVRMQLGEPDDSGRRRPVVIEGSEFFLPADVIVVAIGNGPNPLIAQTTADIATTKRGTIRADKFGRTSKKGVYAGGDIVLGAATVILAMGAGKSAARAIDRDLRGIPDPVEDEPAATA